The region TTCAGACGCCCAGGAAATAGAAACCGTCTGAACTATCCTGCCCGCCATCATCCTAGTCCTTATTGCCCTTCCATCTCTACGTATCCTTTATATAACAGACGAGGTCAACGACCCCTCCTTTACTATTAAATCAATCGGCCATCAATGATATTGAACCTACGAATACACCGACTACGGCGGACTAATCTTCAACTCCTACATACTCCCCCCATTATTTCTAGAACCAGGCGACCTACGACTCCTTGACGTTGATAACCGGGTGGTCCTCCCAGTTGAAGCCCCCGTTCGTATAATAATTACATCACAAGATGTTCTACACTCATGAGCTGTCCCCACATTAGGCCTAAAAACAGACGCAATTCCCGGACGCCTAAACCAAACCACTTTCACCGCCACACGACCAGGAGTATACTATGGCCAATGCTCAGAAATCTGTGGAGCAAACCACAGTTTTATACCCATCGTCCTAGAGTTAATCCCCCTAAAAATCTTTGAAATAGGACCCGTATTCACTCTATAACACCTTCTCTACCCCTCTCCAAAGCTCACTGTAAAGCTAACCTAGCATTAACCTTTTAAGTTAAAGATTAAGAGGACCAACACCTCTTTACAGTGAAATGCCCCAACTAAATACCGCCGTATGACCCACCACAATTACCCCTATACTCCTTACACTATTTCTTATCACCCAACTAAAAATATTAAACTCAAATTACCATCTACCCCCCTCACCAAAACCCATAAAAATAAAAAACTACAATAAACCCTGAGAACCAAAATGAACGAAAATCTGTTCGCTTCATTCGCTGCCCCCACAATCCTAGGCCTACCCGCCGCAGTACTGATCATTCTATTCCCCCCTCTACTGGTTCCCACCTCTAAACATCTCATCAACAACCGACTAATTACCACCCAACAATGACTAATTCAACTGACCTCAAAACAAATAATAACTATACACAACACTAAAGGACGAACCTGATCTCTCATACTAGTATCCTTAATTATTTTTATTGCCACAACTAATCTTCTCGGACTTCTACCTCACTCATTCACACCAACCACCCAACTATCTATAAACCTAGCCATGGCTATCCCCCTATGAGCAGGCACAGTAGTCATAGGCTTTCGCTTTAAGACTAAAAATGCCCTAGCCCACTTCTTACCGCAAGGCACACCTACACCCCTTATCCCCATACTAATTATCATCGAAACTATCAGCCTATTCATTCAACCAATAGCCTTAGCCGTACGTCTAACCGCTAACATTACTGCAGGCCACCTACTCATGCACCTAATTGGAAGCGCCACACTAGCATTATCAACTATTAGTTTACCCTCCACACTCATTATCTTCACAATTCTAATCCTACTGACTGTTCTAGAAATCGCCGTTGCCTTAATCCAAGCCTACGTTTTTACACTTCTAGTGAGCCTCTACCTGCACGACAACACATAATGGCCCACCAATCACATGCTTATCATATAGTAAAACCCAGCCCATGGCCCCTAACAGGGGCCCTCTCAGCCCTCCTAATAACCTCTGGCCTAGCCATATGATTCCACTTCTACTCCACAACACTGCTCACACTAGGTTTACTAACTAACACATTAACCATATATCAATGATGACGCGATGTTATACGAGAGAGCACATACCAAGGCCACCACACACCACCCGTCCAAAAAGGTCTCCGATACGGAATAATTCTTTTCATTACCTCAGAAGTTTTTTTCTTTGCAGGATTTTTTTGAGCTTTCTACCACTCCAGCCTAGCCCCTACCCCCCAGCTAGGAGGACACTGACCCCCAACAGGTATTACCCCACTAAATCCCCTAGAAGTTCCACTCCTAAACACATCTGTATTACTCGCATCAGGAGTATCAATTACTTGAGCCCATCACAGCTTAATAGAAAATAACCGAAACCAAATAATTCAAGCACTACTCATTACAATTTTACTAGGTCTCTATTTC is a window of Pan paniscus mitochondrion, complete genome DNA encoding:
- the ATP8 gene encoding ATP synthase F0 subunit 8, which gives rise to MPQLNTAVWPTTITPMLLTLFLITQLKMLNSNYHLPPSPKPMKMKNYNKPWEPKWTKICSLHSLPPQS
- the COX3 gene encoding cytochrome c oxidase subunit III, producing the protein MAHQSHAYHMVKPSPWPLTGALSALLMTSGLAMWFHFYSTTLLTLGLLTNTLTMYQWWRDVMRESTYQGHHTPPVQKGLRYGMILFITSEVFFFAGFFWAFYHSSLAPTPQLGGHWPPTGITPLNPLEVPLLNTSVLLASGVSITWAHHSLMENNRNQMIQALLITILLGLYFTLLQASEYFESPFTISDGIYGSTFFVATGFHGLHVIIGSTFLTICLIRQLMFHFTSKHHFGFEAAAWYWHFVDVVWLFLYVSIYWWGS
- the COX2 gene encoding cytochrome c oxidase subunit II — translated: MAHAAQVGLQDATSPIMEELIIFHDHALMIIFLICFLVLYALFLTLTTKLTNTSISDAQEMETVWTILPAIILVLIALPSLRILYMTDEVNDPSFTIKSIGHQWYWTYEYTDYGGLIFNSYMLPPLFLEPGDLRLLDVDNRVVLPVEAPVRMMITSQDVLHSWAVPTLGLKTDAIPGRLNQTTFTATRPGVYYGQCSEICGANHSFMPIVLELIPLKIFEMGPVFTL
- the ATP6 gene encoding ATP synthase F0 subunit 6, with the translated sequence MNENLFASFAAPTILGLPAAVLIILFPPLLVPTSKHLINNRLITTQQWLIQLTSKQMMTMHNTKGRTWSLMLVSLIIFIATTNLLGLLPHSFTPTTQLSMNLAMAIPLWAGTVVMGFRFKTKNALAHFLPQGTPTPLIPMLIIIETISLFIQPMALAVRLTANITAGHLLMHLIGSATLALSTISLPSTLIIFTILILLTVLEIAVALIQAYVFTLLVSLYLHDNT